From Microcystis aeruginosa NIES-2549, a single genomic window includes:
- a CDS encoding helix-turn-helix domain-containing protein: MRESVIYQDILEEGREEGEEKGLQKGLQAGKEEKARQIALKMLSAGFPIPEIARFTDLSPATIEQLQRQQHN, translated from the coding sequence ATGAGAGAATCCGTCATCTATCAAGATATTTTAGAGGAAGGCAGAGAGGAAGGCGAGGAAAAGGGACTACAAAAAGGATTGCAAGCGGGTAAAGAAGAAAAAGCTCGACAAATTGCCCTAAAAATGCTATCTGCTGGTTTTCCTATCCCAGAAATCGCCCGATTTACCGATTTATCCCCCGCAACTATCGAGCAATTACAAAGACAGCAGCACAATTAA
- a CDS encoding type II toxin-antitoxin system VapC family toxin — protein MSEVIVLDTHIWLWLINGNFDRFPEHWLEKFELAESLGVSPISCYEIALANQRGRLELSYPLQEWIQQALTVAKIDIFSITPEIAIRAVNLSPIHKDPFDRIIMATALAYGAKLASIDNLFSKYVEIKDHLMERGK, from the coding sequence ATGTCTGAAGTAATTGTGCTTGATACTCATATTTGGTTGTGGTTAATAAATGGCAATTTTGACAGATTTCCCGAGCATTGGCTAGAAAAATTTGAGTTAGCAGAATCTCTCGGAGTTTCCCCCATTTCTTGCTATGAAATAGCCCTTGCTAACCAACGGGGGAGATTAGAATTAAGTTATCCCCTTCAAGAGTGGATTCAACAAGCTTTAACAGTAGCTAAAATAGATATATTTTCAATTACCCCCGAAATTGCCATTAGAGCCGTTAATTTATCTCCCATTCACAAAGATCCTTTTGACCGTATTATTATGGCTACAGCCTTAGCATACGGGGCAAAACTGGCTAGTATTGATAACTTATTTTCTAAATATGTTGAAATCAAAGATCATCTCATGG
- a CDS encoding helix-turn-helix domain-containing protein — protein sequence MRESVIYQDILEEGREEGEEKGRQEGRQEGLQEGRQEGKEEKARQIALKMLSAGFSIPEIARFTDLSPATIEELQRQNAHDV from the coding sequence ATGAGAGAATCCGTCATCTATCAAGATATTTTAGAGGAAGGCAGAGAGGAAGGCGAGGAAAAAGGACGACAAGAAGGACGACAAGAAGGACTGCAAGAAGGACGACAAGAAGGTAAAGAAGAAAAAGCCCGACAAATTGCCCTAAAAATGCTATCTGCTGGCTTTTCTATCCCAGAAATTGCCCGATTTACCGATTTATCCCCCGCAACTATCGAGGAATTACAAAGACAAAACGCTCACGATGTTTGA
- a CDS encoding thioredoxin family protein: MMISNDGEEINTVSSVTVISDQKFDQEVFEVEKPVLVYFWASWCGPCRLVSPSIDWVANTYGERLKVVKLEVDPNPNSVAKCDVKGVPALRIFKDNEIIATHEGAIGKQQLQSFIDTYVS; encoded by the coding sequence ATGATGATCAGTAACGATGGTGAGGAAATAAATACTGTGAGTAGCGTAACTGTCATTAGCGATCAGAAGTTTGACCAAGAGGTTTTTGAGGTCGAAAAACCCGTTTTAGTCTATTTTTGGGCGAGTTGGTGCGGTCCGTGTCGTTTGGTATCCCCCTCGATCGATTGGGTGGCCAACACCTACGGCGAACGGCTAAAAGTAGTTAAACTAGAGGTGGACCCTAACCCCAACTCGGTGGCTAAATGTGATGTGAAAGGTGTTCCCGCTTTACGCATCTTTAAAGATAACGAAATTATTGCCACTCATGAAGGGGCGATCGGCAAACAACAATTACAATCTTTTATCGATACCTATGTCAGCTAA
- a CDS encoding Rpn family recombination-promoting nuclease/putative transposase produces the protein MFDNICKFIAENFSDDLATWLLGSPLPLTVLDPTELQLDPIRADSLIFLQSEELILHTEFQTDPDSKIPFRMLDYRIRVYRRHPQKQMRQVVIYLRRSDSPLVQENTFRLGETFHSFQVIRLWEENTPQFFHHPGLLPFAILSNTDDPEQVLSQVSRSLETIPEKQVQSNLAAATSILAGLVLNRETIKKILRSDIMRESVIYQDILEEGEEKGLKKGLQAGKEEKARQIALKMLSAGFSIPEIARFTDLSPATIEELQSRDD, from the coding sequence ATGTTTGATAATATTTGTAAATTTATCGCCGAAAACTTCTCCGATGATCTAGCCACTTGGTTATTGGGTTCTCCCCTCCCCTTAACCGTCCTCGACCCGACGGAATTACAATTAGACCCCATTCGTGCCGATTCCCTGATTTTTTTGCAGTCAGAGGAATTGATTCTCCATACCGAGTTTCAAACCGACCCCGACTCCAAAATTCCCTTCCGAATGCTCGATTATCGCATTCGCGTCTATCGTCGTCATCCCCAAAAACAAATGCGTCAAGTGGTAATTTATCTGCGACGCAGTGATTCCCCCCTAGTGCAAGAAAATACTTTCCGTCTGGGGGAAACCTTTCATTCCTTTCAAGTCATCCGTCTTTGGGAAGAAAATACACCACAATTTTTTCATCATCCCGGTTTATTACCCTTTGCCATCCTCAGCAATACCGATGACCCCGAACAGGTGTTAAGTCAGGTGTCCCGTTCTTTAGAAACTATCCCCGAAAAACAGGTGCAAAGCAATCTCGCTGCCGCTACCAGTATTCTCGCCGGGTTAGTATTAAATCGAGAGACGATTAAAAAAATCCTTCGGAGTGACATTATGAGAGAATCCGTCATCTATCAAGATATTTTAGAGGAAGGCGAGGAAAAAGGACTAAAAAAAGGCTTGCAAGCGGGTAAAGAAGAAAAAGCTCGACAAATTGCCCTAAAAATGCTATCTGCTGGCTTTTCTATCCCAGAAATCGCCCGATTTACCGATTTATCCCCCGCAACTATCGAGGAATTACAATCGAGAGACGATTAA
- a CDS encoding Rpn family recombination-promoting nuclease/putative transposase, whose amino-acid sequence MFDNICKFIAENFSDDLATWLLGSPLPLTVLDPTELQLDPIRADSLIFLQSEELILHTEFQTDPDSKIPFRMLDYRIRVYRRHPQKQMRQVVIYLRRSDSPLVQENTFRLGETFHSFQVIRLWEENTPQFFHHPGLLPFAILSNTDDPEQVLSQVSRSLETIPEKQVQSNLAAATSILAGLVLNRETIKKILRSDIMRESVIYQDILEEGEEKGLQKGKEEKARQIALKMLSAGFSIPEIARFTDLSPDAIEELQSRDD is encoded by the coding sequence ATGTTTGATAATATTTGTAAATTTATCGCCGAAAACTTCTCCGATGATCTAGCCACTTGGTTATTGGGTTCTCCCCTCCCCTTAACCGTCCTCGACCCGACGGAATTACAATTAGACCCCATTCGTGCCGATTCCCTGATTTTTTTGCAGTCAGAGGAATTGATTCTCCATACCGAGTTTCAAACCGACCCCGACTCCAAAATTCCCTTCCGAATGCTCGATTATCGCATTCGCGTCTATCGTCGTCATCCCCAAAAACAAATGCGTCAAGTGGTAATTTATCTGCGACGCAGTGATTCCCCCCTAGTGCAAGAAAATACTTTCCGTCTGGGGGAAACCTTTCATTCCTTTCAAGTCATCCGTCTTTGGGAAGAAAATACACCACAATTTTTTCATCATCCCGGTTTATTACCCTTTGCCATCCTCAGCAATACCGATGACCCCGAACAGGTGTTAAGTCAGGTGTCCCGTTCTTTAGAAACTATCCCCGAAAAACAGGTGCAAAGCAATCTCGCTGCCGCTACCAGTATTCTCGCCGGGTTAGTATTAAATCGAGAGACGATTAAAAAAATCCTTCGGAGTGACATTATGAGAGAATCCGTCATCTATCAAGATATTTTAGAGGAAGGCGAGGAAAAGGGACTACAAAAAGGTAAAGAAGAAAAAGCTCGACAAATTGCCCTGAAAATGCTATCTGCTGGCTTTTCTATCCCAGAAATCGCCCGATTTACCGATTTATCCCCCGACGCGATCGAGGAATTACAATCGAGAGACGATTAA
- a CDS encoding ABC transporter permease, which translates to MSPLSSAIIDTWRRFYRDPLATIGAIALMIIILAVLFGPIFYRVPIDTIDFSQTTAPPSLKHLFGTNDLGQDQLARILVGGRISLAVGIAAMIVAIILGTAIGAISGFYGGAIDGLLMRLTDLFLSLPQLPLLLLIVYLFRDSIKKIAGPETGIFILVVLVIGGLNWMSVARLVRGNFLKLREMEFISAAIALGATPFRLIWVHLLPNVLGMIIVAATLAVGNAIITESTLSFLGLGFPPDVPTWGQMLFKAKDYLTTAPHLVIFPALAIVITVLSINFIGDGLRDVFDPNV; encoded by the coding sequence ATGTCTCCCCTGTCTTCTGCAATTATCGATACTTGGCGACGTTTTTACCGAGATCCCCTGGCAACAATAGGAGCGATCGCATTAATGATAATTATTCTTGCTGTCCTATTCGGTCCGATTTTCTATCGGGTCCCCATCGATACCATCGATTTTAGTCAAACCACTGCTCCCCCTAGTTTAAAACATCTTTTCGGCACTAACGATCTGGGCCAGGATCAATTGGCGAGGATTTTGGTGGGGGGTCGAATTTCCCTAGCGGTGGGGATTGCTGCTATGATAGTCGCGATTATTCTAGGGACAGCGATCGGGGCTATTTCTGGGTTTTACGGGGGCGCAATCGATGGCTTATTGATGCGATTAACGGATTTATTCCTATCTTTGCCCCAATTACCCCTACTTTTACTGATTGTCTATCTATTTCGCGATAGCATCAAAAAAATCGCCGGACCGGAAACGGGTATTTTTATCCTCGTGGTTTTAGTAATCGGGGGTTTAAATTGGATGTCGGTGGCGCGATTGGTGCGGGGAAATTTCTTAAAATTACGCGAGATGGAGTTTATCTCGGCTGCGATTGCTTTGGGGGCCACTCCTTTCCGTTTAATCTGGGTGCATTTATTGCCTAATGTTTTGGGAATGATCATCGTGGCGGCTACTTTAGCGGTGGGTAATGCGATTATTACCGAGTCAACCCTGAGTTTTTTGGGTTTGGGTTTCCCCCCCGATGTGCCGACTTGGGGACAAATGTTATTTAAAGCTAAAGATTACTTGACAACTGCCCCCCACTTGGTGATTTTTCCGGCTCTGGCTATCGTGATCACAGTGTTAAGTATTAATTTTATCGGCGATGGTTTACGCGATGTCTTTGATCCTAATGTTTAA
- a CDS encoding LL-diaminopimelate aminotransferase has translation MNNLTLAHRLQALQSNVFADMDRAKAASREAGNTIIDLSLGSSDLGAAPHVIDAIERSLHDPHTHGYLLHNGTRDFRITAANWYSDRFGVPVDPETEVLPLIGSQEGTAHLPLALLNPGDFALLLDPGYPSHLGGVALAGGQMYGMPILAKNDFLPVLEDIPEAVLAQSKLMVLSYPHNPTTAIAPLAFFQKAVDFCRQHNLVLIHDFPYLDIFFAGTSPPPSILQADRAKTNSIEFFTFSKSYNMGGFRIGFAIGNPQLIMALRQIKAMVDFNQYLGILNGAIAALTGNQDSVKETVAIFQKRRDVFINALNRIGWPVATPAATMYVWAKIPPSWPGNSVDFCRQLVAQTGVAVSPGSGFGKGGEGYVRFALVHDPDILEAAVEKIGAFLG, from the coding sequence ATGAATAACTTAACCCTAGCACACCGCTTACAGGCACTACAATCCAACGTTTTTGCCGATATGGATCGGGCAAAAGCTGCCAGTAGAGAAGCGGGTAATACCATTATCGATCTTTCGCTCGGTTCCTCCGATCTTGGTGCTGCTCCCCATGTTATCGATGCGATTGAGCGATCTCTCCACGATCCTCACACCCACGGCTATTTACTCCATAATGGTACGCGAGACTTCCGAATAACTGCCGCTAACTGGTATAGCGATCGCTTTGGTGTCCCCGTCGATCCGGAAACGGAGGTTTTACCCCTAATTGGTTCTCAGGAAGGCACGGCCCATCTACCTTTGGCCCTTCTCAACCCCGGGGATTTTGCTCTGCTCCTCGATCCGGGTTATCCCTCCCATTTGGGCGGTGTTGCCCTTGCTGGCGGTCAAATGTACGGAATGCCAATTTTGGCAAAAAATGACTTTCTGCCGGTTTTAGAGGACATTCCTGAGGCAGTGCTGGCACAATCGAAGCTGATGGTCTTGAGTTATCCCCATAATCCCACTACAGCGATCGCACCTTTGGCATTTTTCCAAAAAGCGGTTGATTTTTGCCGTCAGCATAATTTAGTTTTAATCCACGATTTTCCCTATCTAGACATCTTTTTTGCGGGAACATCGCCCCCCCCGTCAATTTTACAGGCCGATCGAGCTAAAACTAATTCGATCGAGTTTTTTACCTTTTCTAAGTCCTATAATATGGGCGGTTTTCGCATCGGTTTCGCCATTGGCAACCCGCAGTTAATTATGGCTTTGCGACAGATTAAAGCCATGGTTGATTTTAATCAGTATTTGGGCATCCTTAACGGTGCGATCGCTGCTTTAACCGGTAATCAAGATTCGGTCAAGGAAACCGTCGCTATCTTCCAAAAACGTCGGGATGTGTTTATTAATGCCCTAAATCGCATCGGTTGGCCGGTTGCCACTCCGGCCGCCACTATGTACGTTTGGGCGAAAATTCCCCCCAGTTGGCCGGGTAATTCCGTCGATTTTTGTCGGCAATTGGTGGCCCAAACCGGTGTCGCTGTTTCCCCGGGTTCCGGTTTTGGCAAGGGTGGCGAGGGTTATGTGCGTTTTGCCTTAGTTCACGATCCCGATATTCTAGAGGCTGCCGTGGAGAAAATTGGGGCTTTTTTGGGATAA